The bacterium nucleotide sequence CGCCGCCTTTATGTTTCATCATCTTCATCATTTTTTTCATCATCTCAAACTGGCTCAGCAACCGGTTGATCTCCTGCACGGTCACGCCGCTGCCGGAAGCAATGCGCTTGCGCCGGCTGCCGTTGATGATGGAAGGATTGGCGCGCTCAGCCAGAGTCATGGAATGGATCATCGCCTCCACCCGGATCAGCGCCCGTTCATCCACCTGCATGGATTTGAACGCCTTGTTGTGGGCGCCCGGCAACATGGCCAGAATATCCTGCAACGGTCCCATTTTTTTGACCTGCTGTAACTGCTCGAGAAAATCTTCCAGATCAAATTCCTGACGACGGAGCCGTTTCTCCAGCCTGAGGGCCCGGTCGACGTTCACCGCCTCCTGGGCTTTTTCCACCAGCGACACCACATCGCCCATGCCTAAAATACGCGAAGCCATCCGGTCGGGATGAAAGGGCTCCAACTGGTCCAGCTTTTCACCCACACTGAGAAACTTGATGGGCTTTTGCGTCACCGCCCGGATCGACAGCGCAGCGCCGCCGCGGGCATCGCCGTCCATCTTGGTCAACACCACACCGGAGAAATCCAGTTGCTGTAAAAAAGCCTGAGCGGTGTTCACCGCGTCCTGCCCGGTCATTCCATCGACGACGAAAAGTATCTCCGTCGGATCCACCGTCTCTTTGACGCGTCGGACCTCCTGCATCATCTCATCGTCCACGTGCAGCCGCCCCGCGGTGTCAATGAGGATGGTGTCGAGCATATTCTTGCGCGCCTGTTCGATCGCATGCCGACAGATGGCCGGCACATCATGACCGGGCTCGCTGTAGGTTTGAATGTCCAGGCTCTTGCCGATCACCTGCAACTGCTGAATCGCCGCCGGCCGGTATACATCGGCCGCCACCAGCAGAGGATTGCGTCCCTTTTTCCGCAGATGACGCGCCAGTTTGCCGGCCAACGTGGTCTTGCCGGAACCCTGCAAACCCACCAGCATGATCGCATTGGGCAAACGCTTGGAAAAAAGAAGGGGAGCTTCTTTTTCACCCAGCAGCTTGCACAACTCATCATAGAGGATCTTGATCACCTGTTGGCCCGGCGTGATGCTCTTGAGCACCTCCTGGCCAACGGCGCGCTTTTCCACATCGGCGATGAACTGCCTGGCGATTTTGTAATTGACGTCGGCCTCCAACAGCACGCGTCGTACTTCACGCAGCGCGTCGGAGATGTTGGCTTCAGTCAACCGGCCCTGGCCGCGTAATCGGCGGAGAACGGTTTCAAATTTTTCCGAAAGCTCTTGAAACATACCTGCCGTAAATTACAAAATCATATAGCCTATTAAAGTAATAAAAAAACAAATTTTTTGCAAGCTGTTTTTAAAAAATAGGAGGCTGAACGGCTGCCAGGGGCGCACCCTGCAACCAGCGGCGGACAGGCTTGCTCATTCAGGAAGGAAATATTTTGATGATTTCGTCGCGGGTGAACAAGGGCAATTTCTGTGTGGGGCCATCGTTCTGCAGAATGCCCACACCATGCTCTTCATCGAGCATGCAGCCGATTTCCGCGGCAAGAACGCCGATCTTTTCTAATGCAGATAAAATATTATTTACACTGTCTTTGGGGCAAATAATCAACAAAGAACCCGATCCAATGCACCCCAAAGGATCGAGGCCGAAATGGTCGCACAGTAGTTTGCCCTCAGGCAGCAAAGGAATGGTCTCGTAACGGACCTCCAAGCCAAGAT carries:
- the ffh gene encoding signal recognition particle protein, giving the protein MFQELSEKFETVLRRLRGQGRLTEANISDALREVRRVLLEADVNYKIARQFIADVEKRAVGQEVLKSITPGQQVIKILYDELCKLLGEKEAPLLFSKRLPNAIMLVGLQGSGKTTLAGKLARHLRKKGRNPLLVAADVYRPAAIQQLQVIGKSLDIQTYSEPGHDVPAICRHAIEQARKNMLDTILIDTAGRLHVDDEMMQEVRRVKETVDPTEILFVVDGMTGQDAVNTAQAFLQQLDFSGVVLTKMDGDARGGAALSIRAVTQKPIKFLSVGEKLDQLEPFHPDRMASRILGMGDVVSLVEKAQEAVNVDRALRLEKRLRRQEFDLEDFLEQLQQVKKMGPLQDILAMLPGAHNKAFKSMQVDERALIRVEAMIHSMTLAERANPSIINGSRRKRIASGSGVTVQEINRLLSQFEMMKKMMKMMKHKGG